AGGCTTTGGAGGTTTCGATTTTTCAGATATGGGAGGCTTTGGAGATATATTTGATTCCTTTTTTGGAGGAGGCTTTTCTTCTGGTGGAAGAAGAAAAAATGGACCTCAAAGGGGAGCAGATATTGAAACTACTATTAATTTAACCTTTGAAGAAGCGGTATTTGGAGCGGAAAAAGAAATATCTGTAAATAAACATGAAAATTGCGATAATTGTAATGGAACTGGTGCAAAACCAGGAACAAGTCCAAAAACTTGCGATAAATGTGGTGGTACTGGAAGAATTAGAATTCAAAAAAATACTATATTAGGAAGTATGGTAACAGAAACTTCCTGTGATAAATGTGGTGGCAGTGGAAAAGTAATAGAAAATCCATGTAATAAGTGTCATGGAAAAGGAAAAATTAGAAAAAATAAAAATATTAAAGTTAAAATACCAGCAGGGGTAGATACAGGAAATGTTATTCCACTAAGAGGTCAAGGTGAACCAGGAAATAATGGAGGTCCAACAGGAGACTTATATATAAATATAAGAGTAGCTTCCCACCCTATCTTTAAGAGAAAGGGCTTTGATGTTTATATAGAAAAGCATATAAGTTTTGCTCAAGCTGCTTTAGGTGTTGAGATAAAAGTGCCTACAGTAGATGGAGAGGTTAAATACGAAGTACC
Above is a window of Clostridium sporogenes DNA encoding:
- the dnaJ gene encoding molecular chaperone DnaJ — protein: MPSKDYYALLGLEKGANEEDIKKAFRKLAIKYHPDKNKGNKEAEEKFKEINEAYQVLSDPQKKAQYDQFGTTDFNGAGGFDSSGFGGFDFSDMGGFGDIFDSFFGGGFSSGGRRKNGPQRGADIETTINLTFEEAVFGAEKEISVNKHENCDNCNGTGAKPGTSPKTCDKCGGTGRIRIQKNTILGSMVTETSCDKCGGSGKVIENPCNKCHGKGKIRKNKNIKVKIPAGVDTGNVIPLRGQGEPGNNGGPTGDLYINIRVASHPIFKRKGFDVYIEKHISFAQAALGVEIKVPTVDGEVKYEVPAGTQPGTVFRLKGKGVPRINSTARGNQYVTIIVDIPKKLNSKQKEALTMYIEASGETVEGKEKDTIFEKIKKGFKD